From the Diadema setosum chromosome 3, eeDiaSeto1, whole genome shotgun sequence genome, the window aagtggaaggtaacatttaatacatttgaccgttagattttgaattgaattttttttcggggctcaccgtaaattccagtgcattactaggctacctttgcagacccatgcactgcatgtgtgtccatcatgtatattttgtgaagaaagttcatcaaaacttacaaacatttctatatacattcttgccacacactctatattatgttattacatcagctcttatacttttatatttgtgtttacagattaaaaaaaaaatacagaagactgcaacaaaaaggcttaactgtggctgacacacagaactactgagtagttgagttttgtgcattattcaaattgtagataactgttgacttccaaatttctcagcagtggcctaaacaagtcccctgaggttcatatttaatgttttgctgcattttgggaggtctgtaaaaggtatcccctaccttcaaacaagtgggactgtttcaactcgttaaaacacgcaaaaacatgcataaaattgcaccatttgcaacatcgaaatgcaaaaagttctcaccgtgggagggggggacaccccctcccacaccctcccctccccctcgctcgctccgctcgttcgggttcagtctcgttcatgatattcagtgaaaagaattaatacaagaagtgtatttaaattataccattttataggcaaattgttcaataataatctacatcaaaacatactgctaccttaaacaagtgggactgtcgataaaacgcgcaaaaacatgcatcaaattgcaccatttacaacatcaaaatgcagaaagttctcaccgtgggaggggggtgtcccccctcccacaccctcccctcccccccccccccccctctcgctcgctcctctcgctcgggctcggtcgcttcgctccctcgcagactaaccgccccccccccaacatgaaatcctggctacgccgttgcaaCATGATAAAAATACCTCTAACCAATGATCAAAACATTACAATTATGTCCCCTCAATGCCCCTATTCATTACTTTCAACAAATAATTGGCCTATAACTATGTCAGCAAACTGTGGGTATAATAGAGGTATATAGGTAGAAGACAGTACTTCATCATTGCTAACAACAGAGGACCTTGGTCCTTCATGTGTTAATTGGCGGGGAAAGGCTCATCGTGATAAGAGAtaagggagaagaaaaaagtaaaagtgaACAAAGTAAACCAACGTGAGATCAAACAAAACGTTGTCAGGGTAGCAACGTAATCCGTGAACTGAATATCAATATAAAGAGCTTGTTagcaaaaacagataagtccatttaaaaaaaaaaaaatgaaaatcgatGTATAACTGTGATTGACGTAATTGCATGTGGGACCGATCTGAatagaaaaataattttgtaacaaaacgTAATATATCACGAGTAATTTCTGTCTATATAATCAGTGTTTGGTTGTAAAAACTGATACATTCCATTCCCGTTTAGTTGGAAAAGCCGATAAGTCCACTTTAACCAACCAACACGTCGCATCATTGTGTCCGATGATTTCAAGCGAACTGAAATTTAACGATCTGCAGCATACTCTAAACTGCTGAGGACATTCAGACATGTAGGTCTAATTGTATAAATCGTGATATTTTCGTGtgtgattcttttcactgtctATACTAATAGTTTATGGCGGTGGAACTAgcgggggaaggtgtgggatAGAGTTCTTCTTCCTTCACGTGGTAGTTTTTGattttttagaattgaaattcaacgatctggttcACTCTTCTGGTGGAATTTTGAGAAAGTTTACAATCAAAAGAGTGAGCGAAATAAATATTGAGTGATACGGTAACAGAACGGTTGAGTATTAAAATCATACAGTGCTGTTAAAATCGCAAGCGCTGACGCGCCCTTCAATGACAAAGGCGCTctcttatactgtatgtgtgcTATATAGTTCCAAGATTACAAGACAACAAATCCATTgtggacgggctgattttgctacaacgcggattttccatagacacttggcagagtatactcgagactacaaattatgatacaaattataatgataacaatagcaGTAAAGAATTACGTATTTACCCCATTTACCAagttgtataataataatacgtCTCTTGATAAACATTTAGTCACACCGTCCCATCAGAGGCAGAAGAAAATCTTTTTTAGTGATCAAAAATATGGAAATAAGGTGACAATGACgaagattatgataataataataaaataatgataataataataataataataataataataataataataataataataataaagtggAGAGAAAAGCAGCTGCACGGGCAGTTTTGCAGAGAGACGGAGAACATCAGCAGTAATGACACATGGTTATGGCTGAAGAAAGGAGAACTGAAGAAGGAGACAGAAGGACTGATCATCGCTGCCCAAGAGCAAGCACTGTCAACAAATGCTCTGAAAGCCAAGATACAGAAGAGAGATGTGGATGCCACATGCAGGATATGCCGAGAAAGAGACGAGACAGTGCAACATATCGTATGTGGCTGTAGTAAATTGGCGCAAAAGGAGTACAAAAGACGACATGACAAACTGGCACAAGTCCTTCACTGGGAGCTTtgcagaaaacatgaaataccaTGTGAGAGCAAATGGTATATGCACGAACCACAGAAAGTTTCTGAAAATGATCAAGTTAAAATCCTGTGGGATTTCGATGTTCAAACTGACAATGTCATCCAGCACAGGCGTCCGGATATCATCGTCGTAGAAAGGGCTCGACAGATGTGCACAATCGTCGATGTCGCGGTACCGGGAGACAGCAGAGTAgccgagaaggagaaggaaaagatagaGAAGTACCAAGACCTTGCCAGAGAGCTTCGCCGCCTGTGGAATATGAGAACGAAGGTGATCCCTATTGTCGTTGGAGCACTCGGAACAACGCCAAAGCAGCTGCGACGGCACTTGGACGATGTTGGTGTGCCAGATCGAGTGCAAACGATCCAAAAAGCAGCATTGCTGGGGACGGCACGAATCCTGAGAAAAGTACTGGAAGTCTAAGGTTCCAGGATGGAACTTGACGTGATATTAATCTCCAAGAGATATCTTGTGAAGAtagagataataataataataataataataataatagtaatgagaagaagtagaagaagagtGGTAATCATAATAAACGAAAAAAGAATGCCAGTTaccaatgataaaaaaaaaaaaaaaatacccgaaAGGtgtggggaagggggagggggaatgatTATACATGTCATCCCCAACCTTGTGAGCTGCATGGGGGATGCACACacacccatcccccccccccccgcctacGCCCCTGACAACACCGAAGTGTGTACCAAGCTTCGTAAACATTTTGCTTGAAAAATAAGGATCTTTTCCGATCCCTAACAATTATTTTCCCGATAAGATGTTATTGAATGGACACCTTGTCGTAGAAacctaatgaaaaaaaagtactttctttttgttttcaggcTTCCTGCATTGAGATTGCCAGGATATATGCCTACATAATATTATTGCGCTAATTAGGTGAATATGCTATATTTAAGCGTTTTACTGTAATTGCCCTATAGGTTGCCAAGGTGACAACAAAGTTTGATATGATTTAATGCCCATCTACAATGTGAgacatgaagcaaaaaaaaaaaaaaaaaaaaaaaaagaccacacACACTGTAATTTACAACTTTCCGGGtcaaatacattttgtgtgtgtgtgtgtgtcatctattcattcaattcaattcatttattttcatacttctcatttataagcattacaacagaaatcaaacaagttcttttaccttgtaaacaatgtgcagaaaacaaacaatatacatggtgataacacagtaattacatgtaatgataactggtcaaaatcgaaatcgaaatggggttgatcaaagagaagtatgacgggacctacatgaaagctagcttgtttggctgtaagccccgagtaatcagtgtttgtgaaaaagaaacggagaacggataaaAGATAAGACCAGATGATGTAATGGTGCCAAATAAGAAAAGCGGAGTATGCCTATgtgacaaagaagaagaagaagaagaagaagaaaaaaaaaaaaaggaagaagaaaaaaatatatatactaaAATGTGAATCTAGTGCAATCTACtattgtacatatttatgcaaattagctcattATGCTAATTATGCTATTCTAGACACTTGCAACATTTGGAATTGTAAACAGGTGTTATAGATAGATTCCTAAGGCtggaaaaaaatcttgaaaagtCGTGTTATCTCTGTTTTCACGCTTCCTGtatcaaaattagcaattatatTGCACATAATGCTGATGACAGTGATTATGCTAATTATaggctaagaaaaaaaaatggcaaagatTGTGAAGGTGGCAACCAAAATAAAATACCCTTCTAGAACACGAATTAATAACCTTTAACAACTTTTCCAGGTCATGTATATATTCTATATGCGTCGTCTAATAGACTATGTTCGCAAGTGTACTGGCCTCGTTTGTATTTTGGAACACATCCAATTAATATAGTACTTAAGCCGCATGTACTCACCCGCATATCCGGGACACGTATTTCCACATTTGTCACCGCAGTTTCTAGCACAGAGTGGTCGTTATGCTCTAGAGTTCATTCGTCTCACAGCACGTACTGCCTTTGGCTATACAAAGTTAGTAATTGACAGACAATTTCACACCCTCAGGAATTCTTACAACCCGGATAAGATCGATAAAGAATCAAACACGGTGCTCTATAGCTTTCACAGAGTGCTTACTTTAACCTGTGTTAAAATTCTACCCTTCCCGACTTGCATCACAGTTGGTAAAAGTTGACATCTGATCTCAAACTGCATTACTTTATTACGTTTTGTCATCTGTGTTGAATGTCTTTTCATAAGCATGTTTCTACGTGTTCAAACTGTTATTGCCTTCTAAATAGTTTCCATAGAAAATCCATGATATAGATATTACACACATTTTTCCTTCTAGTCTAGGATTATgcgagtgtgtgtctgtgtgtgtcggTGTACAAATCAATTTTGACGTATAGAGACGATGCGTTTGCACAGGGACAAGAATTTTAATTATAACCCTTACAACGACAGGGCAGAAACCTTATGTCTTTTTTCaagagtaattttcattttatattcgATTTGGTGTGTCTTTTAAGGCACAGTCAGTTTTCGATAGTTATTTGCATTAAGGACATACCTGTCATAGGTTCTTTTGTATGTTAATTTGATTTGACTATTTTTAGCGGTCAGTCTAGTGAAGTTAGAGGGTCCGTTATGAAAGCCTCCAAGTCTGCCATTTGTCTCTCTTGGAAATATTTACCACCGTGCCTCCAAAGAATCAAACTTATGATGATACTCTGTTGAAGTTCGAAAAAGTGGACTGCAGTTCTGCATTGTGATACGTTGAGGGACAGGCTGCTGAGTTAAGTCAACAAAATAGTGTTCGTAACGATGAAAAAACGGCTGGTTTTGGTGTCCTGACTTGATTGTCGGTGAAAGGTCACATCCGATCAAGCTGCTCATAAGGTAGCGAACCCTTTTTTAGTGTTATGTGTGGACAGATTGATGAGAAGTGGACATAAACAATATGTTCATAGATCTACAGCgtcatttatattttcatatactTTTAGAAGCATTTTATATATTGATTAGCAATTAACTACCGACAACTTTTAAAGAATGAGCTATTCCTTAAGAGACACGTTGTAagtgtttattcaagaatgAAGAGAGAACGAGAAAAGTCTCCGGTGAGTTTTAAAGCTGCAAATTGTTTATCAACACTCTACTATGATATAAGAAACTTTACAATTTGGCAAACCAAGCTCACTGGGCCATTTCAGTCGGCAATTTATTGCTTGGTTTTTGACTCGGCAGAATATCTTTTGTTATCTGTTTCTAAGAAAAGACGAAAACGTCTGCTCATTTCAACATGGTTTTGGAGCTATTTCTTGGCACCGAGTATAACTATCATCTTTATAATGGCCCAAAACGATTCGATGACCGTTTCTCACGCACTTTCTTGCAGAAAAGCTAAATGACTGAGGGTATAAGTTTATGTGACCTTTCTATTAAGAAAAGGTGCACAAATCATCAATTCGGCTGACTTCGCTGGTGGTGGTGAAGCCTTCTGTGATTTGGATGCCGTTCAAAAACCAGGTCAGAGCAGCCGAGCCGTGGATGCTACATCCGGAGCACACTGCCGTGACTTCACGGCCACCCCGGAGAGGCGAGGGTACCTCGAGGTTCATTGTCATTGCaactggaaaaaagaagaagaaggaaacaacaacagaaacaattAGGGGATTCGATTCTGAGATCTGATTATAGCGAAATggacacacttacacacacgcAAATGCATATGCAGGAAATGACAGATGATGGCTCCAGAGTAGCTTAAGTACACAACAAAAgttgtgaaaatattttcacGCTCAGTCTTGAATCATTACATCCACTTTGCATCGAAAGCCCCCACCTGTCTCTTCGTTGTTTATAAAGATTTATATCAATGTACCGAAAATGAATGATGTCATCATATAAAATAATGACACGATTAAAACGGTGGTACTCCTTACCACTGTGGCGAATATTCAAGAGAAGAATCCCGACCTGAACGAACACTCGGCTGTCAATCATTTTGATGAGATTCCTGGATAACATGAGAATCCTGCTGGATAAAGTagaagaagacaaaatttaatagACCTGTGAGCTTCCACCATACCACGATACACCGTATTGAGAAAAGCATACTTACATAGAATATTAGTAAAATTGTGAATAATCTCATAAATAGCATAACAAAATGTTTTCAGGACACACAACCTCACTGTACTCAACGTTTATAGCATAAGTTAAGAAACcagagaaaatgaaattcaacattCTAAGTCTTGTAAACGTGTTGCTACTCACAATGTCACTATATGAAAATCATCAGAAGAAATTTGTATTCACACTTCCGGAGATGCTTGTCTATGTCCTTTGATTGAAAGCTGGTTTCAATACTAATTTACCATTTGGCCTCCAAACTTCCTTGTTTTTATTGAGTCACGGGTATAGGTATATGTGTATGTTAACTTGACAACTCACATGATTTCAAAGGGAAATTCTTCCGCGCAACAAAATGAGTTATCTGCATGTTCTGTCGCTATTCAATCTCACACGATGTCCATAATACACACTATGCTTGATCCCTTTGATTTTACTATAGAGTTCTGTGTTTAATGCTTCTTCACCTTATACCTCTCCTGATGAGATatatgtttttttctcattttgtgttTTGACCACACAAATGTCAAGTATGAACCATATGCTTTGCGTTCATAAAATATGGGAACAAAATAACTACCTCTTTTTTAATTCCGTTCATCAATCTTGCTGCTCACAGAGATTACTAACATTTAATGCGTATTCTGCTAGCTTTATAATTATCTCCTTTGTCGTTCGAAGAGTAATAAATAGTTTCAAGTAATTTGGCAATGGTGGCATAATCACCGTAACTATTTTTAGTATAATGTATATGTGACATAATCTGTCATATCGACTAATGTAGTTCTCAtaattttttatcaaaataatttgAAGGTGTTCAGTGTTGATAACTTGTATAAGACAAGCAAAAATGTAAGCTTGATACGACCATTTAATGAATTTGACATGAATTCTATTTGATAGAGGTACTATAATAAAATCATCCCGAGATAAATTCAACAAATGTGACTTATTCTATTCGAGGGAAGTGCAACAGGTGTTTGCATAGACCGCTTTCACATATAAACGTATAAAGAAAGTTGATATGAGATTTTTAATCAGAAGCAGCATACATTCTTTATGTAGCAAAATAAGATATTacaaacaaatggaaaaaaGATCAGTGATgtccagaagaaaaaaaaaaaggaatattattttgttggTCGTTATACGAGAATTGAGATTAAATCATTACGAGAATGGACGATTAATATCACAATTCAGACATCATTAAGACTACACTACATCGAAGAAGATTTGAAATATGACGCTGATTAGGGGACCTATCAGTACTGGTTTGTCTGGCATCAGTATACTGAACGTAAGCCTCTGTCATTCGATAATCATCATCAGGTCATATCGCTATATTCAGATTCTCACTTC encodes:
- the LOC140246905 gene encoding uncharacterized protein, with the protein product MANSLSKSETLGGVRQLAFSGDRLQRVKFSGHVNCAGELKKETEGLIIAAQEQALSTNALKAKIQKRDVDATCRICRERDETVQHIVCGCSKLAQKEYKRRHDKLAQVLHWELCRKHEIPCESKWYMHEPQKVSENDQVKILWDFDVQTDNVIQHRRPDIIVVERARQMCTIVDVAVPGDSRVAEKEKEKIEKYQDLARELRRLWNMRTKVIPIVVGALGTTPKQLRRHLDDVGVPDRVQTIQKAALLGTARILRKVLEV